The following are from one region of the Cyanobium gracile PCC 6307 genome:
- a CDS encoding rhomboid family intramembrane serine protease, translating into MAGSLAQRLDRSLSRLKGMAVLPVLILAVPWAQEIIDQIFFGGRWNLAMVPGGPFLGVLTAPFSHGGFGHLISNSLWFLPLSWLVLAKSRGDYLAVWLGVYATAIPVWLFWHQASHGLSGVIYGLLGYLLLIGWLERRPLSILLSLTALVAYGGALPSLLPFLSPPGVSWIGHASGFAGGVLAALAIHRESGG; encoded by the coding sequence ATGGCCGGTTCCCTTGCCCAGCGGCTCGACCGCAGCCTGTCCCGTCTCAAGGGCATGGCCGTGCTGCCGGTGCTGATCCTGGCGGTGCCCTGGGCCCAGGAGATCATCGACCAGATCTTCTTCGGAGGCCGCTGGAACCTGGCGATGGTGCCGGGGGGCCCTTTCCTCGGGGTGCTCACCGCCCCCTTCAGCCATGGAGGCTTCGGTCACCTGATCAGCAACAGCCTCTGGTTCCTGCCCCTGTCCTGGCTGGTGCTGGCCAAGAGCCGGGGCGACTACCTGGCGGTGTGGCTGGGGGTCTACGCCACGGCCATCCCGGTCTGGCTGTTCTGGCACCAGGCCAGCCACGGCCTTTCTGGCGTGATCTACGGACTGCTGGGCTACCTGCTGCTGATCGGCTGGCTGGAGCGCCGCCCCCTTTCGATTCTGTTGTCGCTCACCGCGCTGGTCGCCTACGGGGGGGCGCTGCCCAGCCTGCTGCCGTTCCTGAGTCCCCCGGGGGTGAGCTGGATCGGCCATGCCTCCGGTTTCGCCGGCGGCGTGCTCGCGGCCCTGGCGATCCACCGGGAAAGCGGCGGTTAG
- a CDS encoding isopenicillin N synthase family dioxygenase — MHEAILDVDLLAFERGDGRARDAVVDGVRRSLASGFVYTSSDLPVDLLDTAYALLQRFFALEADTKRRFRAPGSSGQTGYTEVLVETAAGSDHPDWKEMLNWSEPLPPGHPLRLRFPSFYPEQVLPEAAVPGITAVLGEFHRAIADLQRRFLRVIAVGMGCAEGFFEEMVREAPTLTRALRYPPMAQSPAQGHVWAAAHGDINLITALPRATGPGLQVRVAGEWVEAAPPEGRVIINTGLMLERLSNGRIPTGWHRVVAPPGATGERHSVVQFCHARPWTVLAPVPSCCGPDQPQRYSAISAADALEEVLYRINLLEN; from the coding sequence ATGCACGAGGCGATTCTCGATGTGGATCTGCTGGCCTTCGAGCGGGGCGACGGCAGGGCCCGCGACGCCGTGGTCGATGGGGTGAGGCGCAGCCTGGCCAGCGGCTTCGTCTACACCAGCAGCGACCTGCCCGTCGACCTGCTGGACACCGCCTACGCGCTCCTGCAGCGGTTCTTCGCCCTCGAGGCCGACACCAAGCGGCGCTTCCGGGCGCCCGGCTCCAGCGGCCAGACGGGATACACGGAGGTGCTGGTGGAGACGGCCGCGGGCAGCGATCATCCGGACTGGAAGGAGATGCTGAACTGGTCGGAGCCGCTGCCGCCCGGGCATCCCCTGCGGCTCCGCTTCCCGTCGTTCTACCCCGAGCAGGTCCTGCCGGAGGCGGCCGTTCCCGGCATCACCGCCGTGCTGGGGGAGTTCCACCGGGCGATCGCCGATCTCCAGCGCCGCTTTCTGCGGGTGATCGCCGTGGGCATGGGCTGCGCCGAGGGCTTCTTCGAGGAGATGGTGCGTGAGGCCCCCACCCTCACCCGGGCCCTGCGCTATCCCCCCATGGCCCAGTCTCCGGCGCAGGGCCACGTGTGGGCGGCGGCCCATGGGGACATCAATCTGATCACCGCCCTGCCGAGGGCCACCGGGCCGGGGCTGCAGGTGCGCGTGGCCGGGGAATGGGTGGAGGCCGCCCCGCCGGAGGGGCGGGTGATCATCAACACGGGGCTGATGCTGGAGCGTCTTTCCAACGGCCGCATCCCCACCGGCTGGCATCGGGTGGTGGCGCCGCCGGGGGCTACCGGCGAGCGCCACAGCGTCGTGCAGTTCTGCCATGCCCGGCCCTGGACGGTCCTGGCGCCTGTGCCCTCCTGCTGCGGCCCGGATCAGCCGCAGCGTTACAGCGCCATCTCCGCTGCAGATGCCCTCGAGGAGGTGCTGTACCGCATCAATCTGCTCGAGAACTGA
- a CDS encoding prohibitin family protein: MQSPMRSGADNGFGGLWQLVFAAVLGGLVLLTQTVFIVPAGSVAVVTTLGKVTGAPRQPGANLKIPLAQNTSLFDVRTQVRPEQFSTLTKDLQVIQATATVKYAMKPAEAGRIYETIATDDQQIYPRVIQPSLLKALKSVFSQYELVTIATEWNSISELVQEKVAEELRKFDYVTVQGLDLTGLQIAEEYRAAIEQKQIAEQQLLRAQTEVLIAEQEAKRYQTLNSSLDDQVLYKLFLDKWDGQTSVVPALPGAAGGSGSPVIVNGRR, translated from the coding sequence ATGCAATCCCCCATGCGCTCCGGTGCCGACAATGGCTTCGGCGGCCTCTGGCAGCTGGTCTTCGCCGCCGTGCTGGGGGGCTTGGTGCTGCTCACCCAGACGGTGTTCATCGTGCCGGCGGGCAGCGTGGCTGTGGTGACCACCCTCGGCAAGGTCACCGGCGCGCCGCGGCAGCCGGGGGCCAACCTCAAGATCCCCCTGGCCCAGAACACCTCGCTCTTCGATGTCCGCACCCAGGTGCGGCCGGAGCAGTTCTCCACCCTTACCAAGGACCTGCAGGTGATCCAGGCCACGGCCACGGTGAAGTACGCCATGAAACCCGCCGAGGCGGGCCGCATCTACGAAACGATCGCCACCGACGACCAGCAGATCTATCCGCGGGTGATCCAGCCCTCCCTGCTGAAGGCCCTCAAGTCGGTGTTTTCCCAGTACGAACTGGTGACAATCGCGACCGAGTGGAACTCCATCTCCGAACTGGTGCAGGAGAAGGTGGCCGAGGAGCTGCGCAAGTTCGACTACGTGACCGTGCAGGGTCTGGATCTGACGGGGCTGCAGATCGCTGAGGAGTACCGCGCCGCCATCGAGCAGAAGCAGATCGCCGAGCAGCAGCTGCTGCGGGCCCAGACGGAGGTGCTGATCGCCGAGCAGGAGGCCAAGCGCTACCAGACCCTCAACTCCAGCCTCGACGACCAGGTGCTCTACAAGCTGTTCCTCGATAAGTGGGACGGGCAGACCTCGGTGGTGCCGGCCCTGCCGGGGGCCGCCGGGGGCAGCGGCAGCCCTGTGATCGTCAACGGCCGCCGCTGA
- a CDS encoding HAD-IIB family hydrolase has translation MPPLLICTDLDRTLLPNGDATESVGARPAFAQLVSRPQTRLAYVSGRHLALVEEAILDYGLPEPDWIIGDVGSSIYARQTDGWSPLEVWFRHISPDWQRSGWSDLAMALSGVSGLTLQPESRQNSHKLSFFVPLDADLPSLTRDIQARLQERDVAVCLVHSVDEAAAIGLLDILPQRAGKLRAIEFLMREQGLSYQQTIFAGDSGNDLSVLTSSLPAVLVANAHPDVAAQAVAESARMGTQDRLYLARGGFLGMNGNYSSGILEGIGHFHADAVRELE, from the coding sequence ATGCCACCTCTCCTGATCTGCACGGACCTGGACCGGACCCTGCTGCCCAACGGCGATGCCACCGAATCGGTGGGTGCCCGGCCGGCCTTCGCCCAGCTGGTCTCGCGGCCGCAGACGCGTTTGGCCTACGTCAGTGGCCGACATCTGGCTTTGGTGGAGGAGGCGATCCTCGACTATGGACTCCCTGAACCTGATTGGATCATCGGCGATGTGGGCAGTTCCATCTACGCCAGGCAGACCGATGGCTGGTCCCCTCTGGAGGTGTGGTTCAGGCACATCTCGCCGGACTGGCAAAGATCTGGTTGGTCTGATCTGGCGATGGCGCTGTCCGGAGTGTCCGGTTTGACCCTGCAGCCTGAAAGCAGGCAGAACTCCCATAAGCTCAGTTTTTTCGTCCCACTGGATGCCGATCTTCCTAGCCTGACCCGGGACATCCAGGCTCGCCTGCAGGAACGCGATGTCGCCGTCTGTCTTGTCCACAGTGTCGATGAAGCGGCCGCCATCGGCCTGCTGGATATCCTTCCCCAGCGGGCGGGCAAGCTTCGGGCGATCGAGTTTCTGATGCGCGAGCAGGGATTGTCCTATCAGCAGACGATCTTTGCCGGTGACAGTGGCAATGACCTGTCCGTTCTGACCAGTTCGCTGCCAGCCGTGCTGGTCGCCAATGCCCACCCCGATGTGGCGGCACAGGCCGTGGCGGAATCCGCGCGCATGGGCACCCAGGATCGTCTGTATCTGGCCAGGGGTGGGTTCCTGGGGATGAATGGCAACTACAGTTCGGGCATTCTTGAAGGAATCGGCCACTTTCATGCCGATGCCGTCCGGGAGCTGGAGTGA
- a CDS encoding carbohydrate kinase family protein, whose product MQAPCPITVFGEVLLDCFPDATEVLGGAPFNVAWHLRGFGQSPRLVSRVGRDARGERIRSAMGDWGLDGSALQTDPIHATGRVSVTLVNGEPTYEIVSGCAYDFIEPPKPGMVPASGILYHGTLAVRHPPSAAALASLKSRHQGSIVLDVNLRPPWWSLETVLPLVDAAHHVKLNAAELALLTPDASPEDDRHALAASMHPFAERHRLETLVVTRGALGALLWRGGEIVSVPAAAAVPVVDTVGAGDGFAAVLLLGLSQQWPWAETLARAGDFAAALVSQRGATIDDPSVYGQFLTSWGGG is encoded by the coding sequence ATGCAGGCACCCTGTCCGATCACCGTTTTCGGCGAAGTCCTGTTGGATTGTTTCCCCGATGCCACCGAGGTCCTCGGCGGGGCCCCCTTCAACGTGGCCTGGCACCTCAGGGGTTTCGGCCAGTCTCCCCGACTCGTCAGCCGGGTCGGCAGGGACGCCAGGGGCGAGCGGATCCGCTCCGCCATGGGGGACTGGGGCCTGGATGGCTCCGCTCTGCAGACTGACCCGATCCATGCCACCGGCCGGGTGAGCGTCACCCTTGTGAATGGCGAGCCCACGTATGAGATTGTTTCGGGCTGCGCCTACGACTTCATCGAACCGCCCAAGCCTGGCATGGTCCCGGCCTCGGGGATTCTGTATCACGGCACCCTGGCCGTTCGCCATCCCCCGTCGGCGGCGGCGCTGGCCAGCCTGAAGTCGCGCCATCAGGGGTCGATCGTCCTGGATGTGAACCTGCGCCCACCCTGGTGGTCGCTCGAGACGGTTCTGCCTCTGGTGGATGCGGCCCACCACGTGAAGCTCAATGCCGCGGAGCTGGCCCTGCTGACCCCGGACGCGTCTCCCGAGGACGATCGGCACGCCCTGGCCGCCTCCATGCACCCTTTTGCCGAGCGCCACCGGCTGGAGACACTGGTGGTCACCCGTGGTGCCCTCGGTGCCCTGCTCTGGCGTGGCGGTGAGATCGTTTCCGTCCCCGCCGCCGCCGCTGTCCCTGTCGTCGATACCGTGGGTGCGGGGGATGGGTTCGCCGCCGTCCTGCTGCTGGGGCTCAGCCAGCAGTGGCCTTGGGCCGAGACCCTCGCCCGTGCCGGGGATTTCGCCGCGGCCCTGGTGTCACAGCGCGGTGCCACCATCGATGACCCATCGGTCTATGGGCAGTTTCTGACGTCATGGGGGGGTGGCTGA
- a CDS encoding chlorophyll a/b-binding protein, with product MVARVAGGQPFLYEPLERFGEGLTTSRPWNRSALAGVERLNGRVAMIGFLAALIGEAFTGRGIVGQLGLMLRWLLG from the coding sequence CTGGTCGCCAGGGTCGCGGGCGGGCAGCCGTTTCTGTACGAGCCCCTGGAGCGGTTCGGGGAGGGCCTCACCACCTCCCGCCCCTGGAATCGGTCCGCCCTGGCCGGGGTCGAGCGACTCAACGGGCGGGTGGCGATGATCGGTTTCCTGGCGGCTCTGATCGGCGAGGCGTTCACCGGCAGGGGGATTGTCGGTCAACTGGGCCTGATGCTGCGCTGGCTGCTGGGCTGA
- a CDS encoding HAD-IIB family hydrolase, producing the protein MSDAETMPMDIRDRSLYILMISIHGLIRGENLELGRDADTGGQTKYVVELTRALARQSGVAHVDLVTRSIRDPEVSADYARPVEPLDSKARIIRIAAGPDLYLPKEELWGHLDAFTDELHSWLRRQPRRPDVLHSHYADAGYVGVRLSHLTGLPLVHTGHSLGRDKLRRLLALGLPVEEIQQRYRMAERISAEEDVLNSANLVITSTHNEIEDQYELYDCYTPEKMSVIPPGTDLNQFHPPDPGNGPVAFASTLGKYLREPDKPMILALSRPDKRKNIVSLLEAYGTSERLRELANLVIIAGNRNDIRELQEGAQNVLTELLLVMDCHELSGLVALPKHHSPSDVADIYRLAASSKGVFVNPALTEPFGLTLLEAAASGLPLVATEVGGPVDIIGNCRNGLLIDPLDETSITRALLKILEDGELWSTFSRNGLVNVAKFYSWEAHASNYLERLANLVLQTRAKARPAPLSKAPAVQTRTRAIFTAIDNTLLGDPEALAQFVKLIREHHRRVLFGIATGRRLNSVLKLLKVHAIPMPDVLITSLGTEIYTPPQLTTDIAWTHHIDHLWTPQVLHRLMDSLPGLTLQEKEHQSRFKLSYYYDDHQAPPLEEILTLVRQHELSAHTSLSFGQFLDFVPARASKGQALRYVANRWNIPLGKVLVNGGSRGDEDMLRGNTLGVVVDSPHRDELDQLNDTERVYFSEGSHAAGILEAIDHYGFFR; encoded by the coding sequence TTGTCCGACGCCGAAACGATGCCGATGGATATTCGCGACCGTTCTCTTTACATCCTGATGATCAGCATCCATGGCCTGATCCGGGGGGAGAATCTGGAATTGGGCCGTGACGCCGATACCGGAGGGCAGACGAAATACGTGGTGGAGCTCACCAGGGCCCTGGCCCGTCAATCAGGCGTTGCCCATGTGGATCTGGTCACTCGAAGCATCCGGGATCCCGAGGTCTCAGCGGATTACGCCAGGCCCGTTGAGCCTCTTGACAGCAAGGCTCGCATCATTCGCATCGCTGCCGGACCGGATCTCTACCTCCCCAAGGAAGAGCTCTGGGGCCATCTCGATGCCTTCACCGATGAGCTTCATTCCTGGCTCCGTCGCCAGCCGCGTCGACCCGATGTGCTGCACAGCCATTATGCCGATGCAGGCTATGTCGGCGTCCGCCTCTCCCACCTCACCGGCCTCCCCCTCGTGCACACGGGCCACTCCCTGGGTCGGGACAAGCTGCGGAGGCTTCTGGCCCTGGGATTGCCGGTGGAAGAGATTCAACAGCGCTACCGAATGGCTGAACGGATCAGTGCCGAAGAGGATGTGCTGAACAGTGCCAACCTTGTGATCACAAGTACGCATAATGAGATTGAAGACCAATATGAGCTCTACGATTGCTACACCCCGGAGAAAATGTCGGTCATTCCTCCGGGAACCGATCTGAATCAGTTCCATCCCCCCGACCCCGGAAATGGCCCTGTCGCCTTTGCCAGCACCCTTGGCAAGTATCTCCGGGAACCCGATAAACCCATGATTCTGGCTCTCTCAAGACCAGATAAACGCAAGAACATCGTTTCTCTTCTGGAAGCCTATGGGACATCGGAACGCCTCAGGGAGCTCGCAAACCTTGTCATCATTGCCGGCAATCGCAATGACATCCGTGAACTCCAGGAAGGCGCCCAGAACGTCCTCACGGAGTTGCTTTTGGTCATGGACTGCCATGAGCTCAGTGGTCTGGTGGCCCTGCCCAAGCACCATTCCCCCAGCGATGTGGCCGACATCTATCGGTTGGCTGCCTCCTCGAAGGGTGTGTTTGTCAACCCGGCCCTCACCGAACCCTTCGGGCTCACGCTTCTGGAAGCGGCGGCCAGCGGACTGCCTCTTGTGGCCACGGAGGTCGGCGGGCCCGTCGACATCATCGGGAACTGCAGAAACGGCCTGCTGATTGATCCCCTTGACGAGACCTCCATCACCAGAGCGCTGCTGAAGATTCTTGAGGATGGGGAGTTATGGTCCACGTTCTCCCGCAATGGATTGGTGAATGTCGCCAAGTTTTATTCGTGGGAAGCCCATGCCAGTAACTATCTCGAACGGCTGGCAAATCTCGTCCTCCAGACTCGCGCCAAGGCGCGTCCGGCTCCTCTTTCGAAGGCCCCGGCGGTCCAGACCCGCACTCGCGCGATCTTCACGGCCATCGACAACACCCTGCTGGGCGATCCTGAGGCTCTTGCTCAGTTTGTGAAGCTGATCCGGGAACACCACCGCAGGGTCCTGTTCGGCATTGCGACCGGACGACGGCTGAACTCCGTTCTCAAGCTCCTGAAGGTGCATGCAATCCCGATGCCCGATGTCCTGATCACAAGCCTTGGCACGGAGATCTACACCCCACCCCAACTGACCACGGACATCGCCTGGACCCACCACATCGACCATCTGTGGACCCCCCAGGTCCTGCATCGCCTCATGGACTCCCTGCCTGGCCTGACCCTGCAGGAGAAGGAGCACCAGAGCCGTTTCAAGCTTTCCTATTACTACGATGATCATCAGGCGCCTCCCCTCGAGGAGATACTCACGCTCGTGCGTCAGCATGAACTGTCCGCCCACACCAGTCTCTCCTTCGGGCAGTTCCTCGACTTCGTTCCCGCCCGCGCTTCCAAGGGCCAGGCCCTTCGGTACGTGGCCAACCGGTGGAACATTCCCCTCGGGAAGGTCCTGGTGAACGGAGGCTCCCGCGGTGATGAGGACATGCTCCGGGGCAACACGCTGGGCGTGGTCGTGGACAGTCCCCATCGTGATGAGCTCGACCAGCTCAACGACACCGAGCGGGTGTACTTTTCCGAGGGATCGCATGCAGCCGGCATTCTTGAGGCGATCGATCACTATGGATTTTTCCGCTGA
- a CDS encoding permease, translating into MLRFLLELVPPLGVGLLLGMRFHGLPGRLAPPLITWGIPISLVALLLRSGFQVELLTAALMAAAASGLGLVLLRLPALGRCIPEGSLQLGCVVGNTAYWGLPVALALLPAEAIGFTIAFDLMATLITWSLGPLLVDRRASGVRRQLQVLATSPAMRGLALAVLLHLTPWSAVLAQWLWWPARLVVLVALALVGMRLGLMLRRRPAGTAGPAGGSALVAPLVGKLLVLPAAMLLLAVLLGLPSPLRDAVVLQAAAPTALSVLLLTEAAGTGQRPSPEAGGRQAVEAVATLVLWSTALALVSVPLWWWLLSGPLGS; encoded by the coding sequence GTGCTGCGGTTCCTGCTCGAACTGGTCCCGCCCCTGGGTGTCGGCCTGCTGCTGGGGATGCGGTTCCACGGACTGCCCGGACGGCTCGCCCCGCCGCTGATCACCTGGGGCATCCCCATCAGCCTGGTGGCCCTGCTGCTGCGGTCGGGCTTCCAGGTCGAGCTGCTCACGGCGGCCCTGATGGCGGCGGCCGCCTCGGGCCTGGGCCTGGTGCTGCTGCGCCTGCCGGCCCTGGGCCGGTGCATCCCTGAGGGCAGCCTGCAACTGGGCTGCGTCGTGGGTAACACCGCCTACTGGGGGCTGCCCGTGGCCCTGGCCCTGCTTCCCGCCGAGGCCATCGGCTTCACGATCGCCTTCGATCTGATGGCCACGCTGATCACCTGGAGCCTCGGTCCGCTGCTGGTGGACCGGCGCGCCAGCGGCGTGCGCCGCCAGCTGCAGGTGCTGGCCACCAGCCCGGCCATGCGGGGTCTGGCGCTGGCCGTGCTCCTGCACCTGACCCCCTGGAGCGCGGTACTGGCCCAGTGGCTGTGGTGGCCGGCCCGGCTGGTGGTGCTGGTGGCCCTGGCCCTGGTGGGGATGCGGCTGGGCCTGATGCTGCGGCGCCGCCCGGCGGGCACGGCCGGCCCCGCCGGGGGTTCGGCCCTGGTGGCGCCCCTGGTGGGCAAGCTGCTGGTGCTCCCGGCGGCCATGCTGCTGCTCGCCGTCCTGCTGGGGCTGCCCTCCCCCTTACGGGACGCGGTGGTGCTGCAGGCGGCGGCCCCCACGGCCCTCTCGGTGCTGCTGCTCACGGAAGCGGCCGGCACCGGGCAGCGGCCGTCCCCCGAAGCCGGGGGGCGGCAGGCGGTCGAGGCGGTGGCGACGCTGGTGCTCTGGAGCACCGCCCTGGCCCTGGTCTCGGTTCCGCTGTGGTGGTGGCTGCTGAGCGGTCCGCTGGGGAGCTAG